The Plasmodium yoelii strain 17X genome assembly, chromosome: 4 genome has a window encoding:
- a CDS encoding dolichyl-diphosphooligosaccharide--protein glycosyltransferase subunit OST1, putative — protein sequence MKFVYFIILQLLLGLFVKGKLCLYLFKKLIDFDIEYINTYKNKIREEYVANSDTIIYEFINKNVYLKNNYVEINVKGAIKNISTTLVDKIIFLLPYHEAFQGANLQIKDEKNSELNYKVLRNVIDIDKINIDKFNNDYDIELFNVKIFEIYLNKKLKKNEKILINLSYILGQPYFPFPIDINLNEKQNVLFYISSKILLPYNVENEEKIIIHMCEDCILKEFDDVNYMNWFEKIDTNKYVHTKNNDIRNSEKFNKLNNDNRFSLGNKVLFYFTSDYNLGYFEKVVKDIKISQLGYIYEQEEYILKNNSAKINKFDRYLLSDYENKYTSEEDREKNGQKKQTKLTKQAKLTKHNNKNHSSIIYSMQSKINYNIFEYNYFDELGKIYLIRAGEFYDTHKKKNIIKFDLKPRYPILGGWKTQFCNSYYHSSNLFKIKNKKNYYAYQVDISPSIKSFYIKEMHINIYLPPYSNNISINNNNLKEMSVKNGKAKDWLDLISHRDTIQIQIQKIFPQHEENNYKNFIVMYELKFFNIFLKPLIIILITFIVILFFYFINGLSFSFNVDKDNLKKETQERIIFAEKCKELYENLSHISDNLIKSLSNVNPQERIKMKDKFLKEEEKWTHDFIYFTKEFSRNFENTARKGMLKNYINKCFNYHSVVKQFFEAQLHNNLNINLNELAEVEKELVILLKYN from the exons AtgaaatttgtttattttattatcctGCAACTTTTATTAGGATTGTTCGTTAAAGGGAAATTGtgtttgtatttatttaaaaaattgataGATTTTGATATAGAATATATTAAcacttataaaaataaaatacgaGAAGAATATGTCGCAAATTCTGATACAATAatttatgaatttataaataaaaatgtatatttaaaaaacaattatgttgaaataaatgtaaaaggtgcaataaaaaatatcagCACAACACTCGTTGACAAAATTATCTTTCTATTACCATATCATGAAGCTTTTCAG gGCGCTAATCTCCAAATAAAAGACGAAAAAAACAGCGAATTGAATTATAAAGTTTTAAGAAATGTAATTGATAtagacaaaataaatatcgacaaatttaataatgattatgatatagaattatttaatgtgaaaatatttgaaatatatttaaataaaaaattaaaaaaaaatgaaaaaatattaataaatttatcttATATTTTAGGGCAACCttattttccttttccaattgatattaatttaaatgaaaaacaaaatgttctattttatatatcttcaaaaattttattaccatataatgtagaaaatgaagaaaaaataattatacatatgtgTGAAGATTGTATACTTAAAGAGTTTGATGatgtaaattatatgaactgGTTTGAAAAAATCGacacaaataaatatgtacatacgaaaaataatgatataagaAATTCAGAAAAGTTTAATAagttaaataatgataatcgTTTTTCATTGGGAAAtaaagttttattttattttacttcGGATTATAATTTGGGatattttgaaaaagttGTAAAAGATATAAAGATATCTCAACTaggttatatatatgaacaggaagaatatattttaaaaaataattcggcaaaaataaataaatttgataGATATTTGCTAAGtgattatgaaaataaatatacttcAGAAGAGGATAGAGAAAAAAACggacaaaaaaaacaaacaaaactAACAAAACAAGCAAAACTAacaaaacataataataaaaaccattccagtattatatattctatgcaatctaaaataaattacaaCATTTTTGAATATAACTATTTTGATGAGTTaggaaaaatatatctaattAGAGCAGGCGAATTTTATGatacacacaaaaaaaaaaatattataaaatttgatCTAAAACCAAGATATCCAATTTTAGGGGGATGGAAAACACAATTTTGTAATTCATACTACCATTCATCCAATttgtttaaaattaaaaataaaaaaaattattatgctTATCAAGTTGATATTTCACCATCAATAAAatctttttatattaaagaaatgcacataaatatttatctacCCCCTTATTCTAATAACATAtccataaataataataatttaaaggaAATGTCTgttaaaaatggaaaagcTAAAGATTGGCTAGATCTTATTTCCCATAGGGATACAATCCAAATacaaattcaaaaaatatttccacAACATGAGGaaaacaattataaaaattttatagttatgtatgaattaaaatttttcaacatttttcTTAAGcctttaattattatattgatAACCTTTATTGTTATTCTATTCTTTTACTTTATTAATGGCTTATCCTTTAG cTTTAATGTAGATAAGGATAATTTAAAGAAAGAAACACAAGAACGTATCATTTTTGCAGAAAAATGCAAAGAATTGTACGAGAATTTGTCTCATATATCAG ataatttaattaaatctTTGAGTAATGTAAATCCACAAGAAAGGATTAAAATGAaagataaatttttaaaggAAGAAGAAAAGTGGACACAcgattttatatatttcaccAAAGAGTTTTCTAGGAACTTTGAAAATACTGCAAGAAAAGGAATGctaaaaaattacataaataaatgttttaatTACCATTCAGTTGTTAAACAATTTTTTGAAGCCCAATTACATAACAATTTG AacataaatttaaatgaattaGCGGAAGTTGAAAAGGAACTAGTTATTTTGCTAAAATATAATTAG
- a CDS encoding plasmepsin VI, putative has product MPNFRIKSYLFLYLSFLLFFEIITIFHVSSIRISTVLKNDNKKKNFNTPLVEENKKYLFNEIKLNNRFKNDIKGYIQNINNFHSIIESKIPNSLLYVHEDLINFHNSQFIGDIEIGNPPQSFKVVFDTGSSNFAIPSTKCVKGGCTLHNKFDIKKSRTFMSSLKNKKESIYTYIQYGTGKSILEHGYDDVYMKGLKISKQCIGLIIEESMHPFSDLPFDGIVGLGFSDPDNSFQTKYSKSLIETIKEQNLLQQNIFSFYVPKELEKSGAITFGRANSKYAIEGEKIEWFPVISMYFWEINLLGILLPDKNFEICSNKKCRAAIDTGSSLLTGPSSLMQPLIENINLEKDCSNISSLPIISFVLKNVEGKTVILDFTPDDYILQENSEEDNSSQCVIGLMSLDIPPPRGPIFIFGNVFIRKYYTIFDNDHKLVGVVKSNHNF; this is encoded by the exons ATGCCAAATTTTCGCATTAAGTCTTAtctgtttttatatttatcctttttattattttttgagatAATCACAATATTCCATGTTTCATCGATAAGAATATCCactgttttaaaaaatgacaataaaaaaaaaaattttaacaCTCCATTGgtggaagaaaataaaaaataccttttcaatgaaataaaattaaataatagatttaaaaatgatataaaaggatatattcaaaatatcAACAATTTCCATTCAATAATAGAAAGTAAAATACCAAATTCGTTATTATATGTTCACGAAGACTTAATTAATTTTCACAATAGTCAATTTATTGGTGATATCGAAATTGGTAATCCTCCTCAAAGTTTTAAGGTTGTCTTTGATACGGGATCCAGTAACTTTGCAATTCCCTCAACAAAATGTGTTAA AGGAGGATGTACTTTACACAATAAATTCGATATCAAGAAATCACGGACTTTTATGAGCAGCTTGAAAA ATAAAAAGGAGTCCATCTATACATATATTCAA TACGGAACAGGAAAAAGCa ttctCGAGCATGGATATGATGATGTGTACATGAAGGGATT AAAAATTAGTAAACAATGTATAGGGTTAATAATCGAAG aatCTATGCACCCCTTCTCGGACTTACCGTTTGACGGAATTGTTGGATTAGGATTTTCTGATC CGGATAATAGTTTCCAAACTAAATATTCTAAGTCCTTAATCGAAACAATTAAAGAGCAG AATCTTCtacaacaaaatatattttcattttatgtGCCAAAGGAGTTGGAAAA ATCAGGGGCAATTACATTTGGAAGGGCTAATAGCAAATATGCGATAGAAGGAGAAAAAATCGAATGGTTTCCCGTTATTTCAAtgt actTTTgggaaataaatttattaggGATATTGCTTCCAGACAAAAATTTCGAAATAtgttcaaataaaaaatgcagaGCAGCAATTGATACCGGTTCCAGTTTG CTAACTGGGCCATCAAGCCTTATGCAGCCATTAATAGAAAACATAAATTTAGAAAAGGATTGTTCTAATATAAGTAGTTTACCAATTATttcatttgttttaaaaaatgtcgAAGGGAAAACAGTCATACTAGATTTTACCCCAGATGATTATATTTTGCAAGAAAATAGTGAA GAGGATAATTCTTCTCAGt gtgTAATTGGACTGATGTCCCTTGACATTCCACCACCCCGAGGCcctattttcatttttg gCAATGTTTTCATTAGAAAATATTACACAATATTTGACAATGACCATAAGCTTGTTGGAGTAGTTAAAAGCAATCACAATTTTTAA
- a CDS encoding ATP synthase F0 subunit d-like protein, putative, whose translation MKSIKILNRERHNFSTLISLKKKWQNLSAYITKDSDMSHWRELNGKMSEIESLVHSHENSQIKKIDWNKWNEKISNKELLLCMKNFYDNQMSALEAMEEGEKKESGSKKSEEDKLFEEALNNCKKAEETSAKLLIDGAKTLWISFHNPSVNNLDNNEWIESDKYWQAFVEKHATYNLNNKSLEPEDEENKNIEKNEWHKKTTKFNERSDTPILYDYMVNLPSWEYYDINRRVFLENLLYFLLRTGLSYKFFPELFRWKWKTHIEDLRFQFLDIAQKRRKNYQLSTAKREVPLELQPSDYEHKGEEYHLKLLNHFKDYQNLVLSRLMTNYIFLCDPFIPIQSKEGLNNILKIHNGGKLYKLNNDNVNCLFYLPKDCDENSTKIMYKPLDALTNFYSYLQNKNIKLNDTYYKLLHIFTQILQERGTYWLNLPNENIPDSFLRRYNKDDPLYPVYDEYVSKLKDEFLNKIEIPFNNYTQEIEIIEEKYKNECEFFDKFVQTFLPDDISLTYEDDTPDLSKLNESQIKKLLDEKKIKIFDEQTNQLLNDPLTIMEYIKNQEIEKQQIKEFVKSLSS comes from the exons atgAAAAGTATTAAAATATTGAACAG AGAACGCCACAATTTCAGTACCTTGATTtctcttaaaaaaaaatggcaaAATCTTAGCGCGTATATAACAAAGGATAGTGATATGTCCCATTGGAGGGAGTTAAATGGCAAAATGTCTGAGATAGAAAGTTTAGTACATAGTCATGAGAATtcacaaattaaaaaaatagactGGAATAAATGGaatgaaaaaataagcaATAAGGAATTGCTTTTatg TATGAAAAACTTTTACGATAATCAAATGAGCGCATTGGAAGCTATGGAAGAAGGAGAGAAAAAAGAATCGGGatcaaaaaaaagtgaagaaGATAAATTGTTTGAAGAAGCattaaataattgtaaaaaagCAGAAGAAACATCAGCTAAACTTTTAATAGATGGTGCCAAAACATTATGGATAAGTTTTCATAATCCTTctgtaaataatttagatAATAATGAATGGATAGAAAGTGATAAATATTGGCAAGCTTTTGTTGAAAAACATGCTACatataatttgaataataaaagtttAGAGCCTGAAGATGAAGAGaacaaaaatattgaaaaaaatgaatggcATAAAAAAACGACAAAATTTAATGAAAGAAGTGATACCcctattttatatgattataTGGTTAATTTACCATCTTGGGAATATTATGATATTAATAGAAGAGTTTTTCTTGaaaatttgttatattttttattgcgAACCGGTTTAAGTTACAAATTTTTTCCTGAACTGTTCAGGTGGAAATGGAAAACTCATATAGAAGATTTAAGATTCCAATTTTTAGATATAGCACAAAAACgaagaaaaaattatcaaTTATCTACAGCTAAAAGAGAGGTACCATTAGAATTACAACCATCAGATTATGAACATAAAGGAGAAGAAtatcatttaaaattattgaaCCATTTTAAAGATTATCAAAATTTAGTATTATCACGATTAATGactaattatatatttttatgtgaCCCATTTATTCCTATTCAATCAAAAGAAggtttaaataatattttaaaaatacataatggtggaaaattatataaactcaataatgataatgtaaattgtttattttatttacccAAAGATTGTGATGAAAATAGTACAAAAATTATGTACAAGCCATTGGATGcattaacaaatttttattcatatttacaaaataaaaatataaaattaaatgataCTTACTATAAACTATTACACATATTTACACAAATATTACAAGAAAGAGGTACATATTGGTTAAATCTaccaaatgaaaatattccTGATTCATTTTTAAGGAGATATAATAAAGATGATCCATTGTATCCAGTATATGATGAATATGTTTCAAAATTAAAGGatgaatttttaaataaaatagaaattccttttaataattatactcAAGAAATTGAAATTAttgaagaaaaatataaaaatgaatgcgaattttttgataaatttgTGCAAACTTTTTTACCAGATGACATTTCTTTGACATATGAAGATGATACCCCTgatttatcaaaattaaatgaaagtcaaattaaaaaattattagacgaaaaaaaaataaaaatatttgacGAACAAACTAATCAACTACTCAATGACCCCCTTACTATTatggaatatataaaaaatcaagAAATTGAAAAACAACAAATTAAAGAGTTTGTTAAATCTCTTTCATCTTAA
- a CDS encoding heptatricopeptide repeat-containing protein, putative, protein MLKHIYLRIINVEKSLKKININNKLDSNLKHSKFKDNLYEQIYKKKKNNFSERDINNYHQIENENTLLEKCTKTCDNYNSHTFINLSNNRNDKIGNILNMESVENVESVENAKNAKNVESVENAKNVEKCEEVLLTQLDQNVDLKKRQCTDMNKLNIQSKMDELNIILNYSSIQVIKSLNVKHNYINCKEYFMSLSLICNQLAIYNYKNPNFWKILSIKLIDILKIKNIYKTFCIRWLALILNSFGRVHFLNKTFMKSSAIYIQNYKVEDMHSFDISQIVNSYSKLNYIDYNLFKYFEKIIYNKINELSYQSISNICNAYSKLNPNDTKIYNILINKIKKNIDKFNEQELANILSAYSKLNIKDFDLFNKSLEYIFHKFYNFKPIEIVMITNAYSKCNINNKTMVSYLLSYMKKYYNLFEPPELAIIANACANWNIREYKIFDIIKKGIIKKEHMLENGNVAMLLHAYGKLLIRDEYFILNIIKKKKHIISYLDSRNLTLFYVSIIKLNIDIPIEIYNNLKLNISKKLHTFTDLALVSICYSSMFYMYFDIKLISSILFLLNKRKASSRSFAHQIHVSLFVLQSIYDFYNFSFKFIICLNALLTRAYHYISQKNYYDINKSAIQKRIYPFIPKKKNITIQSEVAIGPFVVDFLLLSNDFHQYQIEKFKSIK, encoded by the coding sequence atgttaaaacatatatatttaagaataataaatgtagaaaaatcgctaaaaaaaataaatataaataataagcTTGACTCAAATTTGAAGCACAGTAAATTTAAGgataatttatatgaacaaatttataaaaaaaaaaaaaataattttagtgAAAgagatattaataattatcatcaaattgaaaatgaaaatacacTTTTAGAGAAATGTACTAAAACATGTGACAATTATAATTCACACACGTTTATAAATCTATCTAACAATAGAAATGACAAAATAGGAAATATTTTAAACATGGAAAGTGTGGAAAATGTGGAAAGTGTGGAAAATGCGAAAAATGCGAAAAATGTGGAAAGTGTGGAAAATGCGAAAAATGTGGAAAAATGTGAAGAGGTTTTGCTAACTCAATTAGATCAAAATGtggatttaaaaaaaagacaatGTACAGATATGAACAAATTAAACATACAAAGTAAAATGGATGAactaaatattattttaaattattcaaGTATACAAGTTATAAAAAGTTTAAATGTAaaacataattatataaattgtaAAGAATATTTTATGTCACTCTCTTTAATATGCAACCAGTTAgcaatatataattataaaaacccgaatttttggaaaatattaagcataaaattaatagatatattaaaaataaaaaatatatataaaacttttTGTATAAGATGGCTAgctttaattttaaattcatttggtagagttcattttttaaataaaacatttatGAAGTCATCCGCAATTTATATCCAAAATTATAAAGTAGAAGATATGCATAGTTTTGATATATCACAAATAGTAAATTCTTATTCTAAGTTAAATTATAttgattataatttatttaaatattttgaaaaaataatttataataaaatcaaTGAATTAAGCTATCAATCAATTAGTAATATATGCAATGcttattcaaaattaaatcCAAATGATACtaaaatatacaatatattaattaataaaataaaaaaaaatattgataaatttaatgaaCAAGAATTAGCAAATATATTAAGTGCATATtccaaattaaatataaaagattttgatttgtttaataaatcgttagaatatatatttcataaattttataattttaagcCTATCGAAATTGTTATGATTACAAATGCTTATTCAAAATGTAACATAAATAACAAGACAATGGTTTCTTATTTACTCtcttatatgaaaaaatattataatttatttgaacCACCAGAATTGGCTATAATAGCAAATGCGTGTGCAAACTGGAATATAAgagaatataaaatatttgatataattaaaaaaggaattataaaaaaagaacatATGCTAGAAAATGGAAATGTAGCAATGTTATTACATGCATACGGGAAATTATTAATACGAgatgaatattttattttaaatataattaaaaaaaaaaaacatataataagtTATTTAGACTCACGAAatttaacattattttatgtctctataattaaattaaacaTTGATATTCctatagaaatatataataatttaaaattaaatatttccaAAAAGTTACACACATTTACAGATTTAGCATTAGTATCCATATGCTACTCTTCAAtgttttatatgtattttgaTATCAAATTAATAAGCtcaattttgtttttattaaataaaagaaaagcaAGTAGTAGATCATTTGCTCATCAAATTCATGTCTCATTATTTGTATTACAATCTATATAtgatttttacaatttttcattcaaattcattatatgttTGAATGCCCTTTTAACAAGGGCTTATCATTATATTAgccaaaaaaattattatgacATTAACAAGTCAGCAATACAAAAAAGAATTTATCCATTTATtccgaaaaaaaaaaatattaccaTTCAATCTGAGGTAGCTATTGGCCCATTTGTCGTTGATTTTTTATTGCTAAGCAACGATTTTCATCAATATCAGATTGAAAAGTTTAAATCAATTAAGTAA
- a CDS encoding E3 ubiquitin-protein ligase, putative has protein sequence MDNNVERREGEDGDDSNDVFLYNNETHHGSEFCNILCIFIFFMALFIIMIAIVDNKAPNNNDRNYNSENENISNNLTNDDVINNFLENAVIQSFDFKGNYKIKKKNKIKHEQDRIFSPKNEQGGNIFEGKIVTLKLALQNITKSFLFLHFYPTNVNIKEIKNEKNNPEIRNEWNNKVGSNYYLIYEQRNKKDDKKFEYIGMTGININTSQNYIFNGNGYNISTFCNDVLKENCICNYTAHIKLNTKINQLTSIREIEETYFYSLKKYIIDEQNYFNNTINEKYRKYYKQTMEAVSSHLPGGDIEKGANNIGINNIGSGSGSGSGIDNNGSSGSDGGGGHYQGVLMSNDCDFEVSLEGYDEDNVYFSKKVRNFILMYNLKSLIELGLFYKQIKNSENVRNASKISIITICLNSYIEIFEALILLYQVLFSKLLLTSYMAMIMFKFVLYTLMEIRYILLIWKANNSNNSGNNNWEYMQKQLSILYKYYYGFVLLLIAIFYYIFPYFPYLILFIYLCWVPQICLDIWKGQHKSISLSFVFLLSACRLFLPIYIFMYPYNIFQLDIFSKVGELSNITFSFIIIFCILLQLIFMYIQRIYGPRYLFNINLLPHVHNYYQNLDPNFEAGIQECVICMYNIILNNKKYCITPCYHIFHEKCLQQWMTIKMECPTCRGSLPNFP, from the coding sequence atggataataATGTAGAAAGAAGAGAAGGGGAAGATGGAGATGATTCAAATGATgtgtttttatataataacgAAACACATCATGGTTCTGaattttgtaatattttatgcatatttatattttttatggcattatttattattatgattgCAATTGTTGATAATAAGGCCccaaataataatgacagaaattataattcagaaaatgaaaatatttcaaataacTTAACAAATGATGATGTTATTAATAACTTTTTAGAAAATGCTGTGATACAAAGTTTTGATTTTAAAggtaattataaaattaaaaaaaaaaataaaataaaacatgaaCAGGACAGGATTTTTAGTCCCAAAAATGAGCAAGGTGGGAACATTTTTGAAGGAAAAATAGTTACTTTAAAATTAGCTCTTCAAAATATTACAAAATCTTTTTTGTTTCTTCACTTTTATCCAACTAATGTTAAtattaaagaaataaaaaatgaaaaaaataatccaGAGATTAGAAACGAGTGGAATAACAAGGTAGgatcaaattattatttaatttatgaacaaagaaataaaaaagatgataaaaaatttgaatatattGGGATGACAgggataaatataaatacaagtcaaaattatatatttaatggaAATGGATACAATATATCTACATTTTGTAATGATGTGTTAAAAGAAAATTGTATATGTAATTATACTGCACATATAAAACTGAACACAAAAATAAACCAATTAACATCTATTCGAGAGATAGaagaaacatatttttactctctaaagaaatatataatagatgagcaaaattattttaataataccaTCAATGAAAAGTATCGAAAGTATTATAAACAAACTATGGAAGCTGTTTCGTCACATTTGCCGGGCGGCGATATTGAAAAGGGTGCCAATAATATTGGCATAAACAATATTGGCAGTGGTAGTGGCAGTGGCAGTGGCATAGACAATAATGGTAGTAGTGGCAGTGACGGTGGGGGGGGGCATTACCAGGGGGTGCTGATGTCAAACGATTGCGATTTTGAAGTGAGTTTAGAAGGATATGATGAAgataatgtatatttttccaaaaaagttcgaaattttattttgatgtATAACTTAAAATCTTTAATTGAGCTTGGgttattttataaacaaataaaaaatagtgaGAATGTAAGAAATGCATCAAAAATATCAATTATAACAATATGcttaaattcatatatagaAATTTTTGAAGCATTAATTCTTTTATATCaagttttattttcaaaattattattaacatctTATATGGCTATGATAATGTTcaaatttgtattatatacaCTTATGGAAATacgatatattttattaatttggaAAGCTAATAATAGTAACAATTCAGGAAATAATAATTGGGAATACATGCAAAAACAATTAagcattttatataaatattattatggttttgttttattactaattgcaatattttattatatttttccatattttccttatttaatattatttatatatctatgTTGGGTTCCACAAATATGTTTAGATATATGGAAAGGACAGCATAAATCAATAAGTTTaagttttgtttttttattatcagcATGTCGATTGTTTttaccaatatatatttttatgtatccctataatatatttcagttagatatattttcaaaagtTGGTGAGTTATCAAATATCACTtttagttttattattattttttgtatattattacagcttatatttatgtacatTCAACGAATATATGGGCCTcgatatttatttaatataaatttacttCCCCATGTTCACaattattatcaaaatttaGATCCGAATTTTGAAGCAGGAATACAAGAGTGTGTTATTTGTAtgtataacattatattaaataataaaaaatattgcatCACTCCAtgttatcatatttttcatgaAAAATGTTTACAACAGTGGATGACTATTAAGATGGAGTGCCCAACATGTCGTGGTTCGCTTCCTAACTTTCCTTAA